The proteins below are encoded in one region of Catharus ustulatus isolate bCatUst1 chromosome 21, bCatUst1.pri.v2, whole genome shotgun sequence:
- the LOC117005837 gene encoding centrosome-associated protein 350-like isoform X1 has protein sequence MPITISNGKETSPSDKHNERELPGDDRAETPSLSQEYPRGALDRGCTDHLLSFLPADKANASRMESARSSQSENPSEGVDEPYLGASQSCSRNKSCSQEVPALGNDAAASPSCTDAASSRDKGLTPADRDALLEMLCPVDEGLSSGSADLPSSNKKDLSFPSEDFPPPPLGADAMKNGDPASSTDDFPSPPEQMTGSESGQGMDEDTSLEMDALPPLPDNTMPEEFLLLSTGTSGAFSTQDGCLSEQCTFRALPSCLSENQHGEQDMPLQHLEFLPVSNTDSPGGSKSAEFPMKQCKMDEKLPSPEEGSDDPLSSFEIGDRVLVRHSQPGTLMFKGHTHFGTGHWAGVALDKAEGDNAGTYEGVKYFECAQHCGVFVRPGEISHLLGVSKNSSSDLGDEDSDSFHDDDDSLKGNCKYSEDGEQRGGFAEEKAEDTNSAGGSEVKENQSGLHSALLSGKGQKFPHSSQGNCNEFLCQKNLMCSGSDKEKTELAQIKQTIFADALPKKSKTDEVNTSKNICCLVEDQKRIKLADAIASEVSKKLLFDILIAFSETDQHKYKSAFEKDMMNYGKGLRQEDKQKPFLLKENSVAALSEPSAMVSDVLLGDFDMLCIHGCHTATDRIVTKFIDDAVKEYKKIKRKHRSKADKALPLSPEASPTTLPLLLKILDAGVFGSSEDFDQPNSDQNTLVRQTQKQYLYKLDQWHSAPWKKTVEAPLVIPHNSSYVKNLSACAVEELWTPENINSNFRNINVPKYLEYNDLPGNDLEAESKRMYNQVIFDLSHELLCAEYQVTAKPNVFPWMKKKVGSHCSRHPCRRTDVSDVKTFVQGEIIKIMNLEKNDLEMKRKFLNMTKYGNCKRDRVDLILIQELHKEESQWTCYGDDEFTVKMRMTEAIFDSLILDTIRVLNKIYLKKACWKGDCAPSIFI, from the exons ATGCCAATAACAATAAGCAATGGAAAGGAAACATCACCGAGTGACAAACACAATGAACGTGAGCTGCCTGGAGATGACAGAGCTGAGactccatccctctcccaggAATACCCCAGAGGTGCCTTGGATCGTGGCTGCACTGATCAcctgctttctttccttccagcagACAAAGCAAATGCCTCCAGAATGGAGTCAGCACGTTCCTCTCAGTCTGAAAACCCTTCTGAGGGAGTGGATGAGCCATACCTGGGTGCCTCacaaagctgcagcagaaacaaatcCTGTTCTCAGGAGGTGCCAGCACTGGGGAATGATgcagctgccagcccttcctgcacTGATGCAGCCTCCAGCAGGGATAAGGGTCTCACTCCAGCTGACAGGGATGCCTTGTTGGAAATGCTGTGTCCTGTGGATGAAGGATTGTCCTCTGGAAGTGCTGACTTGCCATCCTCTAATAAAAAGGATTTGTCATTTCCAAGTGAagattttcctcctccccctttAGGTGCAGATGCAATGAAAAATGGTGATCCTGCCTCCAGCACAGATGATTTCCCATCTCCACCAGAACAAATGACAGGCTCAGAGTCTGGTCAGGGCATGGATGAAGATACATCACTGGAAATGGATGCATTACCCCCATTACCTGATAACACCATGCCTGAAGAATTTCTCCTGCTCAGTACAGGGACAAGTGGTGCTTTTTCAACTCAGGATGGCTGTCTCTCAGAACAATGTACATTTAGAGCTCTCCCCAGCTGTTTATCAGAAAACCAGCATGGAGAACAGGACATGCCTTTGCAGCATTTGGAGTTTCTGCCTGTGTCAAATACAGATTCTCCTGGTGGAAGTAAAAGTGCTGAATTCCCAATGAAACAATGCAAAATGGATGAAaagctgcccagccctgaagAGGGCAGTGATGACCCATTATCATCATTTGAAATTGGGGACAGAGTGTTGGtgaggcacagccagcctggaaCTCTGATGTTCAAAGGCCACACTCATTTTGGCACTGGCCATTGGGCTGGTGTTGCACTGGACAAAGCTGAAGGGGACAATGCTGGGACTTATGAAGGGGTGAAGTACTTTGAGTGTGCTCAGCACTGTGGGGTCTTTGTCAGACCTGGTGAGATTTCACACCTCTTGGGGGTTAGCAAAAATAGTTCCAGTGACTTGGGGGATGAGGACTCTGACTCCTTCCATGATGATGATGACTCCCTCAAAGGAAATTGCAAATATTCTGAAGATGGTGAGCAGAGAGGGGGCTTTGCagaggagaaagcagaagaCACAAACAGTGCAGGAGGttcagaagtgaaagaaaaccagTCTGGGTTACACAGTGCCTTGCTGTCTGGAAAAGGGCAAAAGTTTCCCCATTCCAGCCAGGGTAACTGTAATGAATTCCTCTGTCAAAAGAACTTAATGTGCTCGGGAtcagataaagaaaaaacagaactggcacaaataaaacaaactatATTTGCAGATGCTCTTCCAAAGAAAAGCAAGACAGATGAGGTAAACacaagcaaaaatatttgttgcTTGGTAGAGGATCAGAAAAGAATTAAACTTGCTGATGCTATTGCAAGTGAAGTCAGTAAAAAACTTCTGTTTgacattttaattgcattttctgAAACAGATCAACACAAATATAAAAGTGCCTTTGAAAAAGACATGATGAATTATGGCAAAGGCCTAAGGCAAGAAGACAAGCAGAAACCATTTCTCCTCAAAGAAAATTCAGTTGCTGCCTTATCTGAACCATCTGCAATGGTTTCTGATGTTCTGCTGGGTGATTTTGATATGCTTTGCATTCATGGTTGTCACACAGCAACAGACAGAATTGTAACTAAATTTATAGATGATGCAGTTAAAGAATATaagaagattaaaagaaaacacagatcaAAAGCAGACAAGGCACTTCCTTTATCTCCAGAGGCTTCTCCAACCACTTTGCCT CTCCTCTTAAAAATCCTTGATGCTGGTGTTTTTGGTAGCTCTGAAGATTTTGATCAGCCTAATTCTGACCAAAATACGCTGGTGAGACAGACACAAAAGCAATATTTGTACAAATTAGACCAGTGGCACTCAGCTCCTTGGAAGAAAACTGTGGAAGCTCCTCTTGTGATACCACATAACAGTTCTTATGTTAAAAATTTGTCTGCATGTGCTGTGGAAGAATTATGGACCCCAGAGAACATAAATTCAAATTTCAGGAACATCAATGTGCCAAAGTACTTGGAATATAATGATCTCCCAGGGAATGATTTGGAAGCAGAAAGCAAGAGGATGTATAATCAG GTTATATTTGATTTGAGCCACGAGTTGCTGTGTGCAGAATATCAAGTGACTGCCAAGCCAAATGTGTTCCcctggatgaaaaaaaaagtgggatcTCACTGCTCCAGACATCCCTGCAGAAGGACAGATGTCAGTGATGTCAAG ACGTTTGTTCAGggtgaaattattaaaataatgaaccTGGAAAAGAATGacttagaaatgaaaagaaaattcctaAATATGACCAAGTATGGAAACTGTAAGAGAGACAGAGTGGACCTTATTCTG ATCCAGGAGCTCCACAAAGAAGAATCTCAGTGGACTTGCTATGGTGATGATGAATTCACAGTGAAGATGAGGATGACTGAAGCCATATTTGATAGCTTGATCCTTGATACAATCAGAGTTCTTAACAAGATTTATCTGAAAAAAGCCTGTTGGAAAGGTGACTGTGCACCatctattttcatttaa
- the LOC117005837 gene encoding centrosome-associated protein 350-like isoform X2: MPITISNGKETSPSDKHNERELPGDDRAETPSLSQEYPRGALDRGCTDHLLSFLPADKANASRMESARSSQSENPSEGVDEPYLGASQSCSRNKSCSQEVPALGNDAAASPSCTDAASSRDKGLTPADRDALLEMLCPVDEGLSSGSADLPSSNKKDLSFPSEDFPPPPLGADAMKNGDPASSTDDFPSPPEQMTGSESGQGMDEDTSLEMDALPPLPDNTMPEEFLLLSTGTSGAFSTQDGCLSEQCTFRALPSCLSENQHGEQDMPLQHLEFLPVSNTDSPGGSKSAEFPMKQCKMDEKLPSPEEGSDDPLSSFEIGDRVLVRHSQPGTLMFKGHTHFGTGHWAGVALDKAEGDNAGTYEGVKYFECAQHCGVFVRPGEISHLLGVSKNSSSDLGDEDSDSFHDDDDSLKGNCKYSEDGEQRGGFAEEKAEDTNSAGGSEVKENQSGLHSALLSGKGQKFPHSSQGNCNEFLCQKNLMCSGSDKEKTELAQIKQTIFADALPKKSKTDEVNTSKNICCLVEDQKRIKLADAIASEVSKKLLFDILIAFSETDQHKYKSAFEKDMMNYGKGLRQEDKQKPFLLKENSVAALSEPSAMVSDVLLGDFDMLCIHGCHTATDRIVTKFIDDAVKEYKKIKRKHRSKADKALPLSPEASPTTLPLLLKILDAGVFGSSEDFDQPNSDQNTLVRQTQKQYLYKLDQWHSAPWKKTVEAPLVIPHNSSYVKNLSACAVEELWTPENINSNFRNINVPKYLEYNDLPGNDLEAESKRMYNQVIFDLSHELLCAEYQVTAKPNVFPWMKKKVGSHCSRHPCRRTDVSDVKIQELHKEESQWTCYGDDEFTVKMRMTEAIFDSLILDTIRVLNKIYLKKACWKGDCAPSIFI, translated from the exons ATGCCAATAACAATAAGCAATGGAAAGGAAACATCACCGAGTGACAAACACAATGAACGTGAGCTGCCTGGAGATGACAGAGCTGAGactccatccctctcccaggAATACCCCAGAGGTGCCTTGGATCGTGGCTGCACTGATCAcctgctttctttccttccagcagACAAAGCAAATGCCTCCAGAATGGAGTCAGCACGTTCCTCTCAGTCTGAAAACCCTTCTGAGGGAGTGGATGAGCCATACCTGGGTGCCTCacaaagctgcagcagaaacaaatcCTGTTCTCAGGAGGTGCCAGCACTGGGGAATGATgcagctgccagcccttcctgcacTGATGCAGCCTCCAGCAGGGATAAGGGTCTCACTCCAGCTGACAGGGATGCCTTGTTGGAAATGCTGTGTCCTGTGGATGAAGGATTGTCCTCTGGAAGTGCTGACTTGCCATCCTCTAATAAAAAGGATTTGTCATTTCCAAGTGAagattttcctcctccccctttAGGTGCAGATGCAATGAAAAATGGTGATCCTGCCTCCAGCACAGATGATTTCCCATCTCCACCAGAACAAATGACAGGCTCAGAGTCTGGTCAGGGCATGGATGAAGATACATCACTGGAAATGGATGCATTACCCCCATTACCTGATAACACCATGCCTGAAGAATTTCTCCTGCTCAGTACAGGGACAAGTGGTGCTTTTTCAACTCAGGATGGCTGTCTCTCAGAACAATGTACATTTAGAGCTCTCCCCAGCTGTTTATCAGAAAACCAGCATGGAGAACAGGACATGCCTTTGCAGCATTTGGAGTTTCTGCCTGTGTCAAATACAGATTCTCCTGGTGGAAGTAAAAGTGCTGAATTCCCAATGAAACAATGCAAAATGGATGAAaagctgcccagccctgaagAGGGCAGTGATGACCCATTATCATCATTTGAAATTGGGGACAGAGTGTTGGtgaggcacagccagcctggaaCTCTGATGTTCAAAGGCCACACTCATTTTGGCACTGGCCATTGGGCTGGTGTTGCACTGGACAAAGCTGAAGGGGACAATGCTGGGACTTATGAAGGGGTGAAGTACTTTGAGTGTGCTCAGCACTGTGGGGTCTTTGTCAGACCTGGTGAGATTTCACACCTCTTGGGGGTTAGCAAAAATAGTTCCAGTGACTTGGGGGATGAGGACTCTGACTCCTTCCATGATGATGATGACTCCCTCAAAGGAAATTGCAAATATTCTGAAGATGGTGAGCAGAGAGGGGGCTTTGCagaggagaaagcagaagaCACAAACAGTGCAGGAGGttcagaagtgaaagaaaaccagTCTGGGTTACACAGTGCCTTGCTGTCTGGAAAAGGGCAAAAGTTTCCCCATTCCAGCCAGGGTAACTGTAATGAATTCCTCTGTCAAAAGAACTTAATGTGCTCGGGAtcagataaagaaaaaacagaactggcacaaataaaacaaactatATTTGCAGATGCTCTTCCAAAGAAAAGCAAGACAGATGAGGTAAACacaagcaaaaatatttgttgcTTGGTAGAGGATCAGAAAAGAATTAAACTTGCTGATGCTATTGCAAGTGAAGTCAGTAAAAAACTTCTGTTTgacattttaattgcattttctgAAACAGATCAACACAAATATAAAAGTGCCTTTGAAAAAGACATGATGAATTATGGCAAAGGCCTAAGGCAAGAAGACAAGCAGAAACCATTTCTCCTCAAAGAAAATTCAGTTGCTGCCTTATCTGAACCATCTGCAATGGTTTCTGATGTTCTGCTGGGTGATTTTGATATGCTTTGCATTCATGGTTGTCACACAGCAACAGACAGAATTGTAACTAAATTTATAGATGATGCAGTTAAAGAATATaagaagattaaaagaaaacacagatcaAAAGCAGACAAGGCACTTCCTTTATCTCCAGAGGCTTCTCCAACCACTTTGCCT CTCCTCTTAAAAATCCTTGATGCTGGTGTTTTTGGTAGCTCTGAAGATTTTGATCAGCCTAATTCTGACCAAAATACGCTGGTGAGACAGACACAAAAGCAATATTTGTACAAATTAGACCAGTGGCACTCAGCTCCTTGGAAGAAAACTGTGGAAGCTCCTCTTGTGATACCACATAACAGTTCTTATGTTAAAAATTTGTCTGCATGTGCTGTGGAAGAATTATGGACCCCAGAGAACATAAATTCAAATTTCAGGAACATCAATGTGCCAAAGTACTTGGAATATAATGATCTCCCAGGGAATGATTTGGAAGCAGAAAGCAAGAGGATGTATAATCAG GTTATATTTGATTTGAGCCACGAGTTGCTGTGTGCAGAATATCAAGTGACTGCCAAGCCAAATGTGTTCCcctggatgaaaaaaaaagtgggatcTCACTGCTCCAGACATCCCTGCAGAAGGACAGATGTCAGTGATGTCAAG ATCCAGGAGCTCCACAAAGAAGAATCTCAGTGGACTTGCTATGGTGATGATGAATTCACAGTGAAGATGAGGATGACTGAAGCCATATTTGATAGCTTGATCCTTGATACAATCAGAGTTCTTAACAAGATTTATCTGAAAAAAGCCTGTTGGAAAGGTGACTGTGCACCatctattttcatttaa